The following coding sequences are from one Diabrotica virgifera virgifera chromosome 2, PGI_DIABVI_V3a window:
- the LOC126880868 gene encoding uncharacterized protein LOC126880868, which produces MTDANTSANTSASVDRISVKIPPFWPNDPEIWFLQAEIQFTLANIKSDAIKFNYIVANLDTAYILEVRDIIVSPPATERYAKLKSELIKRLSASQQQKIKRLLEHEELGDRRPSQFLRHLQSLAGTTVPDNIVRSLWLGRLPASTQAILATKAKASLDAVAELADTISEAIAPRAQISEGSNTLESTIDKLTAELADMKIQLASLTQAQAQTNTYRRNRSNSRRRPYPRDHLEKHQGNIAGSR; this is translated from the coding sequence ATGACGGACGCTAACACCAGTGCCAATACCAGTGCTTCAGTTGATCGGATTTCAGTTAAAATTCCACCTTTCTGGCCCAACGATCCTGAAATATGGTTCCTGCAAGCAGAAATCCAATTTACACTGGCAAATATAAAAAGTGACGCAATCAAATTCAACTATATAGTTGCCAATTTAGACACAGCCTACATATTAGAAGTTAGGGACATCATTGTTTCACCACCAGCCACAGAGAGGTAtgcaaaattaaagtcagaattaATTAAGAGACTTAGTGCATCACAgcaacaaaaaattaaaagactaCTTGAGCATGAAGAACTGGGCGATCGAAGACCTTCGCAGTTCTTACGACATTTACAGTCTTTAGCAGGCACAACGGTACCAGACAATATTGTAAGGTCTCTGTGGTTAGGTAGACTGCCAGCGTCTACACAGGCTATTCTAGCTACTAAAGCTAAAGCTAGTTTGGACGCAGTTGCCGAGCTAGCTGACACAATATCTGAAGCTATAGCTCCTAGGGCCCAAATTTCAGAAGGTTCCAACACTCTTGAAAGTACTATTGATAAATTGACAGCcgaattagctgacatgaaaatcCAGCTGGCTAGCTTGACGCAGGCTCAAGCACAAACAAACACATACCGTCGCAACCGCAGCAACTCAAGACGAAGACCATATCCTAGAGACCACCTAGAGAAGCACCAGGGAAACATCGCGGGCAGTCGGTAA